The genomic region TAGTTGCAGGTGATGGTACCGGCGCCGATGTTCACGCGACGCCCCACGGTGGTATCCCCGATATAGCTCAGGTGGTTAATCTTGGACCCGTCCGCCACCTGCGCGTTCTTCAGTTCGACGAAGTTACCGACATGCACCCCGGCCGCCAGATCCGTGCCGGGACGCACCCGGGCGAACGGACCCACGCGGCAACCCGGGCCGATAACGGCGTCTTCGATCAGGGTGTGGGAAAGTATCTCCGTGTCGTCACCGATCCGGGTATTGCGGATCACCGAGTTAGGACCGATGCGTACCCGATCCCCCAGATGCACCACACCCTCAAGGACGACGTTGACGTCGATCACCACATCGCGGCCGGCGCGCACCTCGCCACGCAGGTCGAAGCGCTCCGGATCACGCAGGGTCACCCCATCGCGCATCAGGCGCTGCGCCTCGCGCAGCCGGTAGTCGCGTTCGCGCTCGGCAAGCTGGATCCGGTCATTCACACCCATTACCTCCGCGATCGACGCCGGTGCCACGGTGGGCACATCCACCCCATCGGCGACCGCCATGGCAACCACGTCGGTCAGATAAAACTCTCCTTGGGCGTTGTTCTTGTCAAGGGCCGCCAGCCAGCGGGCGAGCATGCCGGCGGGACCCGCCAGGATCCCGGTGTTACCCTCGCGCAGGGCGCGTTCCTGCACGTTCGCATCTTTCTCCTCGACGATCCGCAAGACCCCGCCGCCGGGTCCACGCACGATGCGTCCGTAGCCGGTGGGGTCCGGCAGCTCCACCGTGAGCAGGGCCAATCGGCTGTTTCCGGCCTCCCCCACCAGCCGCTCCAACGTTCCCGCGGTGATCAAAGGGACATCGCCGTATAGCACCAGTACCGTATCTTCAGGGGGGACGGCGGGCAGGGCCTGGGCCACTGCGTGACCGGTGCCCAGTTGCTCGGCCTGTTCCACCCAATGGACCGGTAGCGCCGCCAGCCGCTCCGGCACCGCTTGGCCACCATGGCCGTAGACCACGTGGATCGCCCGCCCCTCCAGGCGCAACGCCGCCGCCACCACATGTTCTAGCAGGCAGCGGCCCGCGACGGGATGCAGGACCTTCGGGAATCCCGAACGCATCCGGGTACCCTGGCCGGCGGCCAGGATGATGGTGCTCACGCTCATGCTGGGACATTCCCTGAGAAAAAGGCGCTCATCCCCGTCCATCCTACATCGGAATCCGTGGGAATTCCTGAAGCGCCAACGGGCTTGACGGGGGACAGTCGAGACGCCTGCCCAGGCCAGTGCGGGTACACGCCCGTCAGTGGATGACCGGACCGTCCGCGCCCGCCGGCACCCCGTTTTCCAGTTCGTCCGGACGGGCATCCCGGATCTCGACGATCTTCGCCTTGTAGTGCAGGATCTTACCGGCGAATGGATGGTTACCGTCCAGGGTCAATCGCCCCCCCTCGATGCGAGTCACCATAAAGGTTTTGGTCTGGCCCCGGTCGTTCTGAAACTCGGCCTGGGCACCGACATACCGGAACGCCTCGGGCACGTTGTCCAAATCATCGGTATAAGTAAGATTCAGGTCGTGGTCACCGAACCCCTCACCGGGCGGGATTACCACCTCGATCACATCCTCCACGGTACGCCCCTCGAAGGATTCCTCCAGTTTCGGCAGTAATTTTCCCCCAATGCCGTGGACATACCCAACTGGCACGTCGCTGCGCTCCAATTCGTCCCCGAGCGGATCCCGGATCACATAGGTGAAGTAGACTACCTTGTTTTTAGTGACCCGTTGCTCGGACACAGTGGCTCCTGGATTGATTGAGTCGAGGGTAGGGCGCGCTGCGCGTCCGCCGGTTGCGTTGGAAGCTGTTGGCCGCGAGTCCGGCGCCGCGGACTACCCGACCGCTCCCTGGCCACTGGCACCTGTCAGCACAACTCACACGGCTACGATCGAGGAACGACCGCCTACATACCGGAATCAGCGACGGCCGGTCCGGCGCAGACGTTCGAGGGCCTGGAGTTGCGCCATGGCCTCGGCGAGCTGCGCACGGGCCTTGGCATAGTCCAACTCGGCGCTCTTGTGCCGCAGTTCCTCCTCGGCGCGCCGCTTGGCCTCCAGGGCCTGGGCCTCGTCGATATCATGGGCGCGCAACGCCACGTCGGCCAGCACCGTCACCACGTGCGGCTGCACCTCTAACATCCCCCCGGACACGTAGAAAAACTCCTCCCCGCCGCCCTGCGTCTTGATGCGGACCTCGCCGGGCTTGAGCCTGGTGAGCAATGGGGCATGGCGGGGCGCGATGCCCACGTCGCCCATCTCCGCCGGTGCGAACACCATCTCCGCGGGCCCGGAGAAGATCTCTTGTTCCGCGCTGACGATGTCGACGTGTATGGTCATGGCCATTGATTGTTTCGTCCCGGTGCTGCGTGGGTTCGGCGCGCTACGGTTGAATTACCCGGTGTGCCCCCGCTACAGGCCCTTCGCTTTCTCCGCCGCCTCGTCGATGGTCCCGACCATGTAGAACGCCTGCTCCGGCAGGTGATCGTATTCGCCGTTCACGATGGCCTTGAACCCGCGGATACTTTCCTTGAGCGATACGTATTTTCCGGGGCTCCCGGTGA from Chromatiales bacterium 21-64-14 harbors:
- a CDS encoding peptidylprolyl isomerase — translated: MSEQRVTKNKVVYFTYVIRDPLGDELERSDVPVGYVHGIGGKLLPKLEESFEGRTVEDVIEVVIPPGEGFGDHDLNLTYTDDLDNVPEAFRYVGAQAEFQNDRGQTKTFMVTRIEGGRLTLDGNHPFAGKILHYKAKIVEIRDARPDELENGVPAGADGPVIH
- a CDS encoding F0F1 ATP synthase subunit epsilon, producing the protein MAMTIHVDIVSAEQEIFSGPAEMVFAPAEMGDVGIAPRHAPLLTRLKPGEVRIKTQGGGEEFFYVSGGMLEVQPHVVTVLADVALRAHDIDEAQALEAKRRAEEELRHKSAELDYAKARAQLAEAMAQLQALERLRRTGRR
- a CDS encoding UDP-N-acetylglucosamine diphosphorylase/glucosamine-1-phosphate N-acetyltransferase; its protein translation is MSVSTIILAAGQGTRMRSGFPKVLHPVAGRCLLEHVVAAALRLEGRAIHVVYGHGGQAVPERLAALPVHWVEQAEQLGTGHAVAQALPAVPPEDTVLVLYGDVPLITAGTLERLVGEAGNSRLALLTVELPDPTGYGRIVRGPGGGVLRIVEEKDANVQERALREGNTGILAGPAGMLARWLAALDKNNAQGEFYLTDVVAMAVADGVDVPTVAPASIAEVMGVNDRIQLAERERDYRLREAQRLMRDGVTLRDPERFDLRGEVRAGRDVVIDVNVVLEGVVHLGDRVRIGPNSVIRNTRIGDDTEILSHTLIEDAVIGPGCRVGPFARVRPGTDLAAGVHVGNFVELKNAQVADGSKINHLSYIGDTTVGRRVNIGAGTITCNYDGANKHRTVIEDEVFIGSDTQLVAPVTVGAGATIGAGTTVTRDAPPGELTVSRVPQQTRPGWKRPVKKPKA